In Dehalococcoidia bacterium, the following proteins share a genomic window:
- a CDS encoding type II/IV secretion system ATPase subunit — translation MTTHSVAIPTHAPETEEHLFECPLFRSLTPEVQEQCRKNTHLLRYIHALPTGQLGVPRYYATLSRKLGDMKPYNLLYPVSEEVFIHVLTAPKEERSLYIPVEPLFAVRLDEVLPAVEARLLDKAEKFAAAKTPEEKTQALLSALDEVCQVGNGSKTSQTRPKGWFFLRRREENGKVTLTPQQFAAVRYLMVRDKVGLGVLQPMISDKYIEDISCSGLGYVFLEHKIFKSMKSTIHFATHEQLDKFVLRLSEQIKRPVTLRNPIVDATLPDGSRVNIVYGREVSQRGSNFTIRKFNETPLSIFELIEFGTMDYRMAAYLSILLEEGMNIFVSGETASGKTTALNAITIFVPPDAKIVTIEDTPEIQVPHQNWVREVAKAPRAGEKGAAVTMMDLLKAALRQRPNLIMIGEIRGEEGAIAFQAMQTGHAVMATFHASTVERLIQRLTGHPINIPKTYIDNLNAVVIMSAVRLPNGKTGRRALSISEIVGYDPPSNTFSFVEVFRWDPVRDAFEFVGDKNSFLLEQKVAMRRGLVGNRKWEIYNLLERRARVLEKLHKEKGVKGYYDLFRILTQARREGLF, via the coding sequence ATGACCACCCACAGCGTCGCCATTCCCACGCACGCCCCCGAAACGGAGGAGCACCTCTTTGAGTGCCCCCTGTTCCGCTCCCTCACACCCGAGGTGCAAGAGCAGTGCCGGAAGAATACGCACCTGCTCCGCTACATCCACGCTCTCCCCACAGGACAACTGGGGGTCCCCCGGTACTATGCCACCCTCTCCCGCAAACTGGGGGATATGAAGCCCTATAACCTCCTCTACCCCGTCTCCGAGGAGGTGTTCATCCATGTGCTTACCGCTCCTAAAGAGGAGCGCTCCCTGTACATCCCTGTAGAACCCCTCTTCGCCGTGCGCCTAGACGAGGTGCTGCCTGCCGTTGAGGCGCGCCTGCTGGATAAGGCGGAGAAGTTCGCTGCCGCCAAGACCCCCGAAGAAAAGACCCAGGCCTTGCTGTCGGCCCTGGATGAGGTTTGTCAGGTGGGGAATGGCTCCAAAACAAGCCAGACACGCCCCAAAGGATGGTTCTTTTTGCGCCGTCGGGAGGAGAACGGCAAAGTTACCCTTACCCCCCAGCAATTCGCCGCTGTCCGCTACCTGATGGTGCGGGACAAAGTGGGATTAGGCGTCCTCCAACCCATGATCTCTGACAAATACATAGAAGACATTAGTTGCAGTGGGCTGGGGTATGTGTTCTTGGAGCATAAAATCTTCAAGAGTATGAAGAGCACCATCCATTTCGCCACCCACGAGCAACTGGACAAGTTCGTTTTGCGCCTGTCCGAGCAGATAAAGCGCCCCGTGACCTTGCGCAACCCCATTGTGGACGCCACCCTCCCCGACGGCTCCCGTGTGAACATCGTCTATGGCCGCGAGGTGTCCCAACGAGGGAGCAACTTCACCATTCGCAAGTTCAACGAAACTCCCCTAAGCATCTTTGAACTCATTGAGTTCGGCACTATGGACTACCGCATGGCCGCCTACCTCTCCATCCTCCTGGAGGAGGGGATGAACATCTTCGTCTCGGGTGAAACGGCCTCGGGCAAGACCACCGCTTTGAATGCCATTACCATCTTTGTGCCCCCGGACGCCAAAATCGTTACCATTGAGGACACCCCCGAAATCCAGGTGCCCCATCAGAACTGGGTGCGGGAAGTGGCGAAAGCACCCCGTGCCGGCGAGAAGGGGGCGGCCGTAACTATGATGGACCTGCTCAAGGCCGCCCTGCGCCAGCGCCCCAACCTGATTATGATCGGCGAGATTCGCGGCGAGGAGGGAGCCATCGCCTTCCAAGCCATGCAGACCGGCCACGCAGTGATGGCCACCTTCCACGCCTCCACCGTGGAGCGCCTCATTCAGCGCCTGACCGGCCACCCCATCAACATCCCCAAGACCTACATCGACAACCTGAACGCTGTGGTCATCATGAGCGCCGTGCGCCTCCCCAACGGCAAAACCGGCCGACGGGCACTGAGTATCAGCGAAATCGTAGGCTACGACCCCCCCTCCAACACCTTCTCCTTCGTGGAGGTATTCCGTTGGGACCCGGTGCGCGACGCCTTTGAGTTCGTCGGGGATAAAAACAGTTTCCTTCTGGAGCAGAAGGTGGCGATGCGCCGCGGACTGGTGGGCAACCGCAAGTGGGAGATTTACAACCTCCTTGAGCGCCGGGCCCGCGTTCTGGAGAAACTGCACAAAGAGAAAGGGGTCAAGGGCTACTATGACCTTTTCCGTATCCTTACGCAGGCGCGCCGGGAGGGCCTCTTCTAA